One Cucurbita pepo subsp. pepo cultivar mu-cu-16 chromosome LG09, ASM280686v2, whole genome shotgun sequence DNA window includes the following coding sequences:
- the LOC111801378 gene encoding surfeit locus protein 1-like isoform X1 — translation MASSSFAKSIAKFRPFISLSRHSATPTPLPSSSSSFSSAAAVSSAADPQSSSLSQAQQKQRDSKLSKWLLFLPGALTFGLGTWQIFRRQEKIEILDYRQKRLLMEPVNINSLLPLKDKLDDLEFRRVICKGVFDEKKSIFVGPRSRSISGVTENGHYVITPLMPILGLPDSVQSPVLVNRGWVPRTWKEKALEVDHQGSEQSSDIPPSMVQESERSSWWKFWSKTTKNLEVNEVSPITPVEVIGVVRTSEKPSIFVPANDPGSSQWFYVDVPAIARTSGLPEDAIYVEDINENVNPSNPYPIPKDVNTLIRSSVMPQDHLNYTLTWYSLSAAVTFMAIKRLRQKTTRK, via the exons ATggcatcttcttcctttgctAAATCCATAGCTAAATTTCGCCCTTTTATTTCCCTTTCTCGGCACAGCGCGACGCCGACGCCTTTAccttcgtcttcttcctcgttCAGCTCTGCGGCTGCAGTTTCTTCTGCTGCTGATCCCCAGTCATCTTCGCTTTCTCAAGCTCAAC AGAAACAAAGAGACTCGAAATTGTCAAAATGGCTCCTGTTTTTACCTGGGGCTCTCACGTTTGGCCTTGGAACTTGGCAGATTTTCAGGAGGCAAGAGAAg ATAGAAATTCTAGATTACAGGCAGAAGCGACTGTTAATGGAACCTGTGAACATAAACAGCTTACTTCCATTGAAAGACAAGCTAGATGATCTGGAGTTCAGGAGGGTGATCTGTAAAGGAGTTTTTGATGAGAAGAAATCAATCTTCGTTGGTCCACGTTCGAGAAGCATTTCAGGAGTGACCGAAAATGGCCATTATGTTATTACCCCATTGATGCCCATTCTTGGCCTACCTGATAG TGTGCAGTCACCTGTTTTGGTCAATCGAGGATGGGTTCCACGCACTTGGAAGGAGAAGGCTTTAGAAGTAGACCATCAAGGTAGTGAACAGTCTTCAGATATTCCACCCTCCATGGTTCAAGAGAGTGAGAGAAGCTCTTGGTGGAAGTTCTGGTCGAAAACGACCAAGAATCTAGAGGTT AATGAAGTGAGCCCCATTACTCCAGTAGAAGTTATTGGAGTGGTTCGCACAAGTGAAAAGCCTAGCATATTCGTTCCAGCAAATGATCCTGGCTCTAGCCAATGGTTTTATGTTGATGTTCCAGCAATTGCACGTACTTCTGGACTCCCTGAGGATGCTATTTATGTGGAAGACATAAATGAGAATGTGAACCCAAGTAACCCGTATCCGATTCCAAAGGATGTTAATACGTTGATACGAAGTTCCGTTATGCCACAGGATCATCTTAATTACACATTAACATG GTACTCTCTCTCAGCTGCTGTGACCTTCATGGCTATCAAAAGACTGAGGCAAAAAACGACTCGAAAATGA
- the LOC111802414 gene encoding protein TIFY 6B-like isoform X2: MERDFLGLNSKNDAMASREDFSDSSKNSGMQWAFSNKVSALPQLLSFKAAQDEKQRKIVVDPLVSSDLSNLTHRPYSSVIQNVVLDKKAGNQYAMAVYPFQNGEAISVHRSQDVKMFPISNQTKTNNAVPVAFNVPVFQSQLVSSGQAVVGSNVNLQPFGGVPIATSVSVPFTSSVIGSTELRNASKPPGSTPQLTIFYAGSVCVYNDVSPEKAQAIMLLAGTGGLPQTENNVHPIGQVKASFPNENFQGMPLLGLSSPPSVAHSKSPNAGLGSCSKIELPAAPKRIQTPASHSNYSEPPKDTRSIAPIATTFIPAAVPQARKASLTRFLEKRRERINTCPYNIGKKASDCSSTTLDLMA; this comes from the exons atggagagagatttcttaGGTTTGAACTCGAAGAATGACGCTATGGCGTCGAGAGAAGATTTCTCAGATTCTTCTAAGAATTCAG GCATGCAGTGGGCATTCTCGAACAAAGTTTCTGCTCTTCCCCAATTGCTGTCTTTCAAGGCTGCTCAAGATGAGAAGCAAAGGAAAATTGTTGTTGATCCATTGGTCTCTTCTGACCTTTCAAATCTTACCCATAGGCCATATTCTTCTGTGATTCAG AATGTAGTTCTAGATAAGAAGGCTGGTAACCAGTATGCAATGGCGGTTTATCCGTTCCAAAATGGCGAGGCGATTTCGGTACATCGTTCACAAGATGTGAAGATGTTTCCAATCTCGAACCAAACTAAAACTAACAATGCTGTTCCTGTGGCTTTCAATGTTCCGGTGTTTCAATCCCAGTTGGTTTCTTCTGGCCAAGCTGTGGTTGGTTCCAATGTTAACTTGCAGCCATTTGGTGGTGTTCCAATTGCGACCTCTGTTTCTGTTCCTTTCACGAGCTCGGTCATCGGTAGCACTGAGCTAAG GAATGCTTCAAAACCTCCAGGTTCAACGCCGCAGCTGACGATCTTCTATGCGGGATCTGTTTGTGTTTATAATGATGTATCTCCTGAGAAG GCTCAGGCTATAATGCTTCTTGCTGGCACTGGAGGGCTGCCTCAAACAGAAAACAACGTACATCCCATCGGTCAAGTGAAGGCATCATTCCCCAACGAAAACTTCCAAGGAATGCCACTCCTCGGCCTTTCAAGTCCGCCTTCTGTTGCACATTCTAAGAGTCCTAATGCAGGGTTAGGATCCTGTAGTAAAATTGAGCTACCTGCTGCACCAAAACGTATACAAACCCCAGCATCCCATTCAAACTATTCCGAACCTCCAAAGGATACTCGTTCCATTGCACCGATTGCCACGACATTCATACCTGCAG CTGTGCCTCAGGCTCGAAAAGCATCCTTGACTCGGTTTCTAGAGAAGCGCAGGGAACG GATAAACACATGCCCCTACAATATTGGAAAGAAAGCATCAGACTGCTCATCCACAACCTTGGATCTGATGGCCTGA
- the LOC111802341 gene encoding uncharacterized protein At3g17950-like, protein MLNPANDLFSTPSTPSSPTNSFISSDLDTESTGSFFHDRSTSLGTLMGVSFPAIAFRVSSQSRDHHAAAAATADVSRKSKKPKRKTTAPGLVSDRKRKWWQLCRDDGVKPASLGDFLEVERRFGDAAFYDNAVDLEGVVTADQRRSGRNLFADGRVLPPAPTEEEASSAAALCRFSLSLTGICSGGAG, encoded by the exons ATGTTGAATCCGGCGAACGATCTGTTCTCGACGCCGTCGACGCCGTCTTCTCCGACGAATTCATTCATTTCCTCCGATCTCGACACTGAG TCTACAGGTTCCTTCTTCCATGACAGGAGCACCAGCTTGGGGACTTTAATGGGGGTGAGCTTCCCGGCGATTGCCTTCCGAGTCTCCTCCCAGAGCCGAGACCACCACGCCGCTGCGGCGGCGACAGCTGATGTTTCCCGCAAGAGCAAAAAGCCAAAGAGAAAAACGACGGCGCCGGGGCTAGTCTCTGATCGGAAGCGGAAGTGGTGGCAGCTGTGCAGGGACGACGGTGTTAAACCGGCATCACTGGGCGACTTTCTTGAGGTGGAACGGAGATTTGGGGATGCTGCTTTTTACGACAATGCGGTGGATCTAGAAGGCGTGGTTACGGCGGATCAACGGAGGAGTGGCCGGAATTTGTTCGCCGACGGGAGAGTTCTTCCGCCTGCGCCAACGGAGGAAGAAGCATCGTCAGCCGCGGCTCTCTGCCGATTTTCATTATCGCTCACCGGAATTTGCAGCGGCGGTGCCGGCTAA
- the LOC111802414 gene encoding protein TIFY 6B-like isoform X1, translating into MERDFLGLNSKNDAMASREDFSDSSKNSGMQWAFSNKVSALPQLLSFKAAQDEKQRKIVVDPLVSSDLSNLTHRPYSSVIQKNVVLDKKAGNQYAMAVYPFQNGEAISVHRSQDVKMFPISNQTKTNNAVPVAFNVPVFQSQLVSSGQAVVGSNVNLQPFGGVPIATSVSVPFTSSVIGSTELRNASKPPGSTPQLTIFYAGSVCVYNDVSPEKAQAIMLLAGTGGLPQTENNVHPIGQVKASFPNENFQGMPLLGLSSPPSVAHSKSPNAGLGSCSKIELPAAPKRIQTPASHSNYSEPPKDTRSIAPIATTFIPAAVPQARKASLTRFLEKRRERINTCPYNIGKKASDCSSTTLDLMA; encoded by the exons atggagagagatttcttaGGTTTGAACTCGAAGAATGACGCTATGGCGTCGAGAGAAGATTTCTCAGATTCTTCTAAGAATTCAG GCATGCAGTGGGCATTCTCGAACAAAGTTTCTGCTCTTCCCCAATTGCTGTCTTTCAAGGCTGCTCAAGATGAGAAGCAAAGGAAAATTGTTGTTGATCCATTGGTCTCTTCTGACCTTTCAAATCTTACCCATAGGCCATATTCTTCTGTGATTCAG AAGAATGTAGTTCTAGATAAGAAGGCTGGTAACCAGTATGCAATGGCGGTTTATCCGTTCCAAAATGGCGAGGCGATTTCGGTACATCGTTCACAAGATGTGAAGATGTTTCCAATCTCGAACCAAACTAAAACTAACAATGCTGTTCCTGTGGCTTTCAATGTTCCGGTGTTTCAATCCCAGTTGGTTTCTTCTGGCCAAGCTGTGGTTGGTTCCAATGTTAACTTGCAGCCATTTGGTGGTGTTCCAATTGCGACCTCTGTTTCTGTTCCTTTCACGAGCTCGGTCATCGGTAGCACTGAGCTAAG GAATGCTTCAAAACCTCCAGGTTCAACGCCGCAGCTGACGATCTTCTATGCGGGATCTGTTTGTGTTTATAATGATGTATCTCCTGAGAAG GCTCAGGCTATAATGCTTCTTGCTGGCACTGGAGGGCTGCCTCAAACAGAAAACAACGTACATCCCATCGGTCAAGTGAAGGCATCATTCCCCAACGAAAACTTCCAAGGAATGCCACTCCTCGGCCTTTCAAGTCCGCCTTCTGTTGCACATTCTAAGAGTCCTAATGCAGGGTTAGGATCCTGTAGTAAAATTGAGCTACCTGCTGCACCAAAACGTATACAAACCCCAGCATCCCATTCAAACTATTCCGAACCTCCAAAGGATACTCGTTCCATTGCACCGATTGCCACGACATTCATACCTGCAG CTGTGCCTCAGGCTCGAAAAGCATCCTTGACTCGGTTTCTAGAGAAGCGCAGGGAACG GATAAACACATGCCCCTACAATATTGGAAAGAAAGCATCAGACTGCTCATCCACAACCTTGGATCTGATGGCCTGA
- the LOC111802415 gene encoding ABC transporter G family member 17-like: MAADGRRRANKSLETLLDNDKVVAPPPQLQVKLLPGQGLEFNNLSYSVLKKFKKDGVWIKREAYLLNDISGQAMRGEIMAIMGPSGAGKSTFLDALAGRMAKGSLEGSVKIDGRPVTASYMKMVSSYVMQDDQLFPMLTVFETFMFAAEVRLPSSISRDEKKNRVYELIDQLGLQSAMHTYIGDEGRRGVSGGERRRVSIGIDIIHKPSLLFLDEPTSGLDSTSAYSVVEKVKEIARNGSIVLMTIHQPSYRIQLLLDRITVLARGRLIYVGNPFNLSAHLSGFGRPVPDDENGIEYLLDVIKEYDESNVGLEPLVLYQRHGIKPDLVAKTPVSKTPKAPYKNGLGPGPKFLNLRSQAFSMTSGPNSSQFDSAYGYDDNEDDDFDKSLERKSARTPMNSRSGVYYPPLASQFYKDLSAWVYNGVKGTPGRRPSWTPARTPGQTPGKTPISGVRSVVSSQFPSSHQTTTHAKIPSVFNMSMDSHLPSFEELDLEEVLDEPDHGPKYANPWLREVVVLSWRTMLNVIRTPELFLSREIVLTVMAIILSTMFKNLGHATFRDINRLLNFYIFAVCLVFFSSNDAVPTFIQERFIFIRETSHNAYRASSYVISSLIVYLPFFAIQGFTFAAITQFWLHLKSNLFFFWISLFASLITTNAYVMLVSALVPSYITGYAVVIATTAIFFLTCGFFLKRTQIPIYWRWLHYISAIKYPFESLLINEFKGTRCYQGNPNDLSPGPLGDVRISKLHNVSRDLQPNCMLIGEDVLFSMDINMRNIWYDIGILLAWGVLYRLFFYVVLRFYSKNERK; encoded by the exons ATGGCAGCAGATGGCCGGAGACGAGCAAACAAAAGTCTCGAGACCCTTCTCGATAACGACAAGGTTGTCGCTCCGCCACCGCAGCTGCAAGTCAAGTTGTTGCCGGGACAAGGCTTGGAATTCAACAACTTGTCATATAGTGTTCTAAAGAAGTTTAAAAAGGATGGTGTTTGGATCAAAAGAGAAGCTTATCTTTTGAATGATATCTCTGGACAAGCGATGCGAGGTGAAATCATGGCTATCATGGGGCCGAGTGGCGCTGGGAAATCGACATTTCTTGATGCCTTGGCTGGTCGGATGGCGAAAGGAAGCCTTGAAGGATCTGTTAAGATTGATGGAAGACCTGTGACTGCAAGTTACATGAAGATGGTTTCATCTTATGTTATGCAAGATGACCAACTCTTCCCAATGTTAACTGTGTTTGAAACATTCATGTTTGCAGCTGAGGTCAGGCTTCCATCCTCTATTTCTAGggatgaaaagaagaacagagtTTACGAGCTCATCGACCAACTAGGTCTACAG AGTGCCATGCATACATATATAGGTGATGAAGGGAGGCGAGGAGTGTCGGGAGGCGAACGACGAAGAGTGTCGATAGGAATCGACATCATCCACAAACCGTCGCTCTTATTTTTGGACGAGCCGACCTCGGGGCTTGATTCTACGAGTGCTTATAGTGTAGTAGAGAAGGTGAAAGAGATAGCTCGAAATGGCAGCATTGTTCTGATGACCATTCATCAACCTTCTTACAGAATTCAACTACTACTTGATCGCATCACTGTTCTTGCCAG GGGGAGATTGATATACGTTGGAAATCCATTCAACCTTTCTGCTCATCTCTCTGGCTTTGGAAGGCCAGTGCCAGATGATGAAAATGGCATAGAATATCTATTGGATGTGATCAAGGAATACGACGAATCAAATGTCGGGTTGGAGCCTCTCGTGCTATACCAACGACACGGTATCAAACCCGATCTAGTTGCAAAGACTCCTGTTTCGAAAACACCTAAAGCTCCTTACAAAAACGGTCTGGGGCCAGGACCGAAGTTCCTAAACCTTCGTAGTCAAGCATTCTCCATGACATCAGGGCCAAACTCGAGCCAATTTGATTCAGCATATGGATATGATGATAACGAGGACGATGACTTTGATAAATCTCTCGAACGTAAATCAGCTAGAACTCCGATGAATAGTCGTAGCGGTGTTTACTACCCTCCTTTAGCATCTCAATTCTACAAAGATTTATCTGCTTGGGTCTATAATGGTGTTAAAGGAACTCCTGGTCGACGACCATCGTGGACTCCTGCAAGGACGCCGGGACAAACACCAGGAAAAACACCTATATCCGGAGTTAGAAGTGTCGTTTCGAGTCAATTTCCGTCATCTCATCAAACGACTACTCATGCAAAAATACCTTCCGTCTTCAACATGTCAATGGACTCTCATTTACCTTCTTTTGAAGAGTTGGACCTGGAAGAAGTTCTTGATGAGCCAGACCATGGTCCCAAATATGCAAATCCTTGGCTCCGTGAGGTCGTCGTGCTTTCATGGAGGACGATGCTCAACGTGATCCGCACCCCAGAATTGTTTCTATCTCGCGAGATTGTATTGACAGTAATGGCGATAATTCTTTCGACGATGTTCAAAAATCTCGGGCATGCTACGTTTAGAGACATCAACAGACTTCTCAACTTCTACATCTTTGCAGTTTGTctcgttttcttttcctcaaaCGACGCTGTCCCGACATTCATTCAAGAAAGATTCATCTTCATCAGAGAGACATCTCACAATGCATATCGAGCTTCGTCATACGTCATTTCCTCCCTCATTGTCTATCTCCCATTTTTCGCGATTCAAGGCTTCACATTTGCAGCCATAACCCAATTCTGGCTACACTTGAAAAGCAACCTGTTCTTCTTCTGGATATCACTTTTTGCCTCACTCATCACAACAAATGCATATGTTATGCTTGTGAGTGCGTTGGTACCAAGCTATATCACAGGCTATGCAGTTGTAATAGCCACCACAGCCATTTTCTTCCTCACTTGTGGATTCTTCCTGAAACGAACTCAAATACCAATATACTGGAGATGGCTTCATTACATCTCAGCAATAAAGTATCCATTTGAATCCTTGTTGATCAACGAATTCAAAGGGACAAGATGTTATCAAGGAAATCCCAACGATCTTTCGCCCGGGCCGTTGGGAGATGTTAGGATTAGCAAGCTGCACAATGTTTCTAGAGATTTGCAGCCAAACTGCATGCTGATCGGAGAAGACGTTCTGTTCTCGATGGACATTAATATGCGAAATATATGGTATGACATTGGTATCTTACTAGCTTGGGGGGTGCTTTACCGGCTGTTCTTCTATGTGGTTCTTAGATTTTACTCCAAGAATGAGAGGAAATGA
- the LOC111801378 gene encoding surfeit locus protein 1-like isoform X2, whose product MASSSFAKSIAKFRPFISLSRHSATPTPLPSSSSSFSSAAAVSSAADPQSSSLSQAQQKQRDSKLSKWLLFLPGALTFGLGTWQIFRRQEKIEILDYRQKRLLMEPVNINSLLPLKDKLDDLEFRRVICKGVFDEKKSIFVGPRSRSISGVTENGHYVITPLMPILGLPDSVQSPVLVNRGWVPRTWKEKALEVDHQGSEQSSDIPPSMVQESERSSWWKFWSKTTKNLENEVSPITPVEVIGVVRTSEKPSIFVPANDPGSSQWFYVDVPAIARTSGLPEDAIYVEDINENVNPSNPYPIPKDVNTLIRSSVMPQDHLNYTLTWYSLSAAVTFMAIKRLRQKTTRK is encoded by the exons ATggcatcttcttcctttgctAAATCCATAGCTAAATTTCGCCCTTTTATTTCCCTTTCTCGGCACAGCGCGACGCCGACGCCTTTAccttcgtcttcttcctcgttCAGCTCTGCGGCTGCAGTTTCTTCTGCTGCTGATCCCCAGTCATCTTCGCTTTCTCAAGCTCAAC AGAAACAAAGAGACTCGAAATTGTCAAAATGGCTCCTGTTTTTACCTGGGGCTCTCACGTTTGGCCTTGGAACTTGGCAGATTTTCAGGAGGCAAGAGAAg ATAGAAATTCTAGATTACAGGCAGAAGCGACTGTTAATGGAACCTGTGAACATAAACAGCTTACTTCCATTGAAAGACAAGCTAGATGATCTGGAGTTCAGGAGGGTGATCTGTAAAGGAGTTTTTGATGAGAAGAAATCAATCTTCGTTGGTCCACGTTCGAGAAGCATTTCAGGAGTGACCGAAAATGGCCATTATGTTATTACCCCATTGATGCCCATTCTTGGCCTACCTGATAG TGTGCAGTCACCTGTTTTGGTCAATCGAGGATGGGTTCCACGCACTTGGAAGGAGAAGGCTTTAGAAGTAGACCATCAAGGTAGTGAACAGTCTTCAGATATTCCACCCTCCATGGTTCAAGAGAGTGAGAGAAGCTCTTGGTGGAAGTTCTGGTCGAAAACGACCAAGAATCTAGAG AATGAAGTGAGCCCCATTACTCCAGTAGAAGTTATTGGAGTGGTTCGCACAAGTGAAAAGCCTAGCATATTCGTTCCAGCAAATGATCCTGGCTCTAGCCAATGGTTTTATGTTGATGTTCCAGCAATTGCACGTACTTCTGGACTCCCTGAGGATGCTATTTATGTGGAAGACATAAATGAGAATGTGAACCCAAGTAACCCGTATCCGATTCCAAAGGATGTTAATACGTTGATACGAAGTTCCGTTATGCCACAGGATCATCTTAATTACACATTAACATG GTACTCTCTCTCAGCTGCTGTGACCTTCATGGCTATCAAAAGACTGAGGCAAAAAACGACTCGAAAATGA
- the LOC111802355 gene encoding protein C2-DOMAIN ABA-RELATED 4-like — MESLLGLLRIRIIRGVNLAVRDVRSSDPYIVVKLNKQKLKTRVIKKDVNPEWNEDLTLSVTDPDVSVKLTVYDHDTFTMDDKMGDAEFEIGPYIEALKMDLAELPSGTVLSRVQPCRQNCLAEESAIVWEEGKVIQNICLRLRNVECGEVEIQLQWIELPGAKGL; from the exons ATGGAGAGCTTATTAGGTCTTCTTCGTATTCGGATCATTCGCGGCGTCAACCTCGCCGTTCGCGACGTTCGCAGCAGTGATCCTTACATCGTCGTTAAATTGAATAAACAG AAATTGAAGACCCGTGTGATCAAGAAGGATGTCAATCCTGAATGGAACGAGGACCTCACTCTTTCTGTTACCGACCCCGATGTTTCAGTCAAGCTC ACGGTGTACGACCACGACACGTTTACGATGGACGACAAGATGGGAGATGCGGAGTTCGAGATAGGGCCATACATCGAAGCACTGAAGATGGATTTGGCAGAGCTACCAAGTGGAACCGTGCTGTCAAGGGTGCAGCCATGCAGGCAAAATTGCTTAGCCGAGGAGAGCGCCATAGTGTGGGAGGAAGGCAAGGTTATTCAAAACATTTGCCTGCGCTTGCGAAATGTTGAATGCGGCGAAGTTGAAATCCAGTTGCAGTGGATTGAGCTTCCTGGTGCCAAAGGTTTGTAA
- the LOC111802340 gene encoding ERAD-associated E3 ubiquitin-protein ligase component HRD3A-like: MQLKARRLQVIFLILCLCSLFINARPYLIVISQDDLKDGALADDFPDSAEWDEFGEPESQNSSEELDPGSWRPIFEPDSPSSASDAPEDLYYTALGKFMSSVSSGDLRLMEDAVADIDQVAAGSGDPHAQSVLGLLHGMGIMKETNKAKAFMYHYFAAEGNKQSKMALAYIYFRQEMYEKAVKLYAELAEVAINSLLVSKDSPVIEPVRIHNGAEENKQALRKSRGEEDEDFQILEYQAQKGNAGAMYRIGLFYYFGLRGLRRDHAKALSWFSKAVEKGEPRSMELVGEIYARGAGVERDYTKALQWLTRASKQPSFSAYNGMGYLYVKGYGVEKNFTKAKEYFEKAANNDESGGHYNLGVMYLKGIGVKRDVKKACTHFIVAANAGQPKAFYQLAKMFHTGVGLKRNIPMASALYKLVAERGPWSSLSRWALESYLKADIRKAFFLYTRMAELGYEVAQSNAAWILDKYGEQSMCLGESGFCAKAERHQRAHSLWWQASEQGNEHAALLIGDAYYYGRGTDVDYDRAAEAYMHAKSQLNAQAMFNLGYMHEHGLGLPFDLHLAKRYYDQALELDPAARLPVKLALGSLWLRKNHADCFLVHVIDSLPEVYPKIDAWVEDVLLEEGNATILTLFACLLTVLYLRERQRRHAAVRAAAVAVPLHPNDHAVAAQN, encoded by the exons ATGCAACTGAAAGCTCGTAGACTTCAggtcatttttctaattctatGTCTATGCTCTCTTTTCATCAATGCTCGTCCATATCTCATCGTCATCTCTCAAGATGACCTCAAGGATGGTGCACTCGCCGACGACTTCCCCGATTCCGCCGAGTGGGATGAATTTGGGGAACCTGAATCTCAAAACTCCAGCGAGGAGCTCGACCCTGGCTCTTGGCGCCCTATATTCGAACCGGATTCCCCTTCCTCCGCCTCCGACGCGCCGGAGGATCTGTACTACACTGCTTTAGGGAAATTTATGTCGTCGGTGAGTTCCGGTGACTTAAGGTTGATGGAGGATGCGGTTGCGGACATTGATCAAGTTGCTGCGGGGAGTGGGGATCCGCACGCGCAATCGGTGCTAGGGTTACTACATGGAATGGGGATAATGAAGGAGACGAACAAGGCTAAGGCGTTTATGTATCATTACTTTGCCGCTGAAGGGAATAAGCAATCTAAGATGGCTCTTGCGTATATTTACTTCAGGCAAGAA ATGTATGAGAAAGCAGTCAAGCTTTATGCTGAATTAGCAGAGGTAGCTATTAACAGTTTATTAGTTTCTAAAGACTCTCCAGTGATTGAACCTGTGAGGATCCATAATGGGGCTGAGGAGAACAAGCAAGCCTTGAGAAAGTCTAGAGGAGAGGAGGACGAAGACTTCCAAATTTTGGAGTATCAGGCGCAGAAGGGTAATGCTGGAGCTATGTATAGAATTGGactattttactattttggACTGAGAGGGTTGAGGCGTGATCATGCCAAGGCATTGTCCTGGTTTTCCAAGGCTGTGGAGAAAGGTGAACCAAGGTCTATGGAACTAGTTGGAGAGATATATGCAAGGGGTGCCGGGGTTGAGAGGGATTACACTAAGGCACTTCAATGGCTAACTCGTGCGTCCAAGCAGCCATCATTTTCTGCTTATAATGGCATGGGGTATTTGTACGTCAAGGGCTATGGAGTGGAGAAAAACTTTACCAAG GCCAAGGAGTACTTTGAGAAAGCTGCCAATAACGACGAGTCTGGTGGTCATTATAATCTAGGAGTTATGTATCTTAAAGGAATTGGAGTAAAGAGAGATGTGAAGAAGGCATGTACTCATTTTATAGTGGCTGCTAATGCTGGACAACCAAAGGCATTCTATCAGCTGGCAAAGATGTTTCATACTGGTGTTGGGCTCAAGAGGAATATTCCTATG GCAAGTGCACTGTACAAATTAGTTGCCGAACGAGGACCTTGGAGTTCATTGTCTAGATGGGCATTGGAATCATATCTGAAAGCTGACATTCGCAAGGCATTCTTCTTGTATACAAGAATGGCAGAGCTAGGATACGAGGTGGCACAAAGCAATGCAGCATGGATACTTGACAAATatggagaacaaagcatgtgtCTGGGGGAATCTGGCTTTTGCGCCAAGGCAGAAAGACATCAAAGAGCTCATTCTCTTTGGTGGCAAGCATCCGAGCAGGGCAACGAACATGCTGCTTTACTGATTGGGGATGCATATTACTACGGTCGG GGCACTGACGTAGATTATGATCGAGCTGCGGAAGCATACATGCATGCCAAATCCCAGCTAAATGCACAAGCCATGTTCAACCTTGGCTACATGCATGAACATGGTCTAGGCCTTCCGTTTGACCTACACCTAGCCAAGCGTTACTATGATCAAGCTCTGGAACTTGATCCAGCTGCTAGGTTGCCAGTCAAGCTGGCTCTAGGAAGCCTGTGGTTACGAAAGAATCATGCGGACTGTTTTCTG GTCCATGTGATTGATTCGTTGCCAGAAGTTTATCCAAAAATTGATGCATGGGTGGAGGATGTACTGTTGGAGGAAGGAAATGCAACAATTCTAACTCTATTTGCCTGCCTCCTCACTGTCCTATATCTTAGAGAGCGACAAAGGAGGCACGCAGCTGTTCGTGCTGCTGCGGTGGCTGTGCCACTCCACCCCAATGACCACGCAGTGGCTGCACAAAATTAA